From the Burkholderia mayonis genome, one window contains:
- a CDS encoding acetyl-CoA hydrolase/transferase family protein, with product MPTSRILAPSLRSLVRTADEAAALIGPNMTVAMSGFTGSGYPKAVPAALAARIAAAHGRGEDFRINVLTGASTAPELDGALAKANGISMRLPYQSDPTLRDKINAGELDYQDIHLSHVAQYAWFGLFGELDVAIVEVAGIREDGRLIPSASIGNNKTWLDQAKRVILEVNSRQPLGLDGMHDIYYGTALPPNRKPIPLVKSDDRIGEPYLHCPAEKIVAIVETDAPDRSNAFAAPDKTSKQIAGLLIDFLRHEIKRGRLPENLLPLQSGVGNITNAVLAGLGEGGFSNLTAYTEVIQDGMLDLLANGTLSFASATALSLSPDAVKRFADEIDTFRTKIVLRPQEISNHPELVRRLGIVAMNGMIEADIYGNVNSTHVMGTKIQNGIGGSGDFARNGYLSCFMSASTAKGGAISRIVPMASHVDHTEHDVAVVVTEQGLADLRGLSPKQRARKVIANCAHPDYRPMLEDYFERASCESFGKQTPHLLGEALSWHERYVRTGSMKV from the coding sequence ATGCCAACCTCTCGTATCCTCGCACCTAGTCTGCGCTCCCTCGTCCGCACCGCCGACGAGGCCGCCGCGCTGATCGGCCCGAACATGACCGTCGCGATGAGCGGCTTCACCGGCTCCGGGTATCCGAAAGCGGTGCCGGCCGCACTCGCCGCGCGGATCGCCGCTGCGCATGGGCGCGGCGAAGACTTCCGCATCAACGTGCTGACGGGCGCGTCGACCGCGCCCGAGCTCGACGGCGCGCTCGCGAAGGCGAACGGCATCTCGATGCGTCTGCCGTATCAGTCCGATCCGACGCTGCGCGACAAGATCAACGCGGGCGAGCTCGACTATCAGGACATTCACCTGAGCCACGTCGCGCAGTACGCGTGGTTCGGCCTGTTCGGCGAGCTGGACGTCGCGATCGTCGAAGTCGCGGGCATCCGCGAGGACGGGCGCCTGATTCCGTCGGCGTCGATCGGCAACAACAAGACCTGGCTCGACCAGGCGAAGCGCGTGATCCTCGAAGTGAATTCGCGCCAGCCGCTCGGCCTCGACGGGATGCACGACATCTATTACGGCACCGCGCTGCCGCCGAACCGCAAGCCGATTCCGCTCGTGAAGAGCGACGACCGGATCGGCGAGCCGTATTTGCACTGCCCGGCCGAGAAGATCGTCGCGATCGTCGAGACCGACGCGCCCGACCGCAGCAACGCGTTCGCGGCGCCGGACAAGACGTCGAAGCAGATCGCCGGGCTCCTGATCGATTTCCTGCGCCACGAGATCAAGCGCGGCCGCCTGCCCGAAAACCTGCTGCCGCTGCAGTCGGGTGTCGGCAACATCACGAACGCGGTGCTCGCCGGTCTCGGAGAAGGCGGCTTCTCGAACCTGACCGCGTATACCGAAGTGATTCAGGACGGCATGCTCGACCTGCTCGCGAACGGCACGCTGAGCTTCGCATCGGCGACCGCGCTGTCGCTGAGCCCGGATGCGGTGAAGCGCTTCGCCGACGAGATCGACACGTTCCGCACGAAGATCGTGCTGCGTCCGCAGGAGATCAGCAACCATCCGGAACTCGTGCGGCGTCTCGGCATCGTCGCGATGAACGGGATGATCGAAGCCGACATCTATGGCAACGTCAACTCGACGCACGTAATGGGCACGAAGATCCAGAACGGGATCGGCGGCTCCGGCGACTTCGCGCGCAACGGCTATCTGTCGTGCTTCATGTCGGCGAGCACCGCGAAAGGCGGCGCGATCTCGCGGATCGTGCCGATGGCGAGCCACGTCGACCATACTGAGCACGACGTCGCGGTTGTCGTGACCGAGCAGGGGCTCGCGGATCTGCGCGGGTTGTCGCCGAAGCAGCGCGCACGCAAAGTCATCGCGAACTGCGCGCATCCCGACTACCGCCCGATGCTCGAAGATTACTTCGAACGAGCGAGTTGCGAGAGCTTCGGCAAGCAGACGCCGCATCTGCTCGGCGAAGCGCTGTCGTGGCACGAGCGCTATGTGAGAACCGGATCGATGAAGGTCTGA
- a CDS encoding ImpA family type VI secretion system protein, translated as MNDDALPGHSPDLLDFDEDFIKIDAAICEYDSVGYAPQRKGESAFQWASVETACLALLKKAKDVRVAIWHLRACIARRGLIGLADGVRLLADLMSAPVEELHPRALPDESPGETLSIHLGWISGPQFLHQLGSSRFEDRDATLNDLIGGRAASIVEDRDYRIRANILVHNIQDSLSRIRESIAAIEQELNVSRALDLLSVAASRLTQTETGSAGSADVAAAKPVDAVPGTPALDAPLPAAGQGGALRSRQEVGVALERIVEYFRVHEPSHPAPIFLSRIQRMLGAGFEEVMAELYPEAVSLVAQLNRPQSSIK; from the coding sequence ATGAACGACGATGCACTACCGGGCCACTCGCCGGATTTACTGGATTTCGACGAAGATTTTATCAAAATCGACGCGGCCATCTGCGAATACGATTCCGTTGGCTACGCGCCCCAACGAAAAGGTGAGAGCGCATTCCAATGGGCTTCGGTCGAAACCGCATGTCTCGCTTTACTGAAAAAGGCGAAAGACGTCCGGGTCGCCATTTGGCATCTGCGCGCATGCATCGCGCGGCGCGGATTGATCGGGCTGGCCGATGGCGTTCGATTGCTGGCCGATCTGATGAGCGCGCCCGTCGAGGAATTGCATCCTCGCGCGCTGCCTGACGAATCGCCCGGCGAAACGCTTTCGATTCATCTCGGCTGGATTTCGGGACCGCAGTTCCTGCATCAGCTCGGCAGCTCCCGATTCGAAGATCGCGACGCGACGCTCAACGATCTGATCGGCGGGCGCGCCGCTTCGATCGTGGAGGATCGCGACTATCGCATTAGAGCGAACATTCTTGTACATAACATTCAGGATTCCTTGTCGAGAATCAGGGAATCGATCGCTGCAATAGAGCAAGAGCTCAACGTTTCGCGCGCACTGGATCTGTTGAGCGTGGCGGCGTCGCGGCTCACGCAGACGGAAACTGGAAGTGCGGGAAGTGCAGATGTCGCCGCCGCGAAGCCGGTCGACGCGGTGCCAGGCACGCCGGCGCTGGATGCGCCGCTGCCTGCTGCGGGCCAGGGCGGCGCGCTGAGGTCGAGGCAGGAAGTCGGTGTGGCGCTCGAGCGAATCGTCGAGTATTTCCGCGTCCACGAGCCGAGCCATCCGGCGCCGATCTTCCTGTCGCGGATTCAAAGAATGCTAGGGGCGGGTTTCGAGGAAGTGATGGCGGAGCTCTATCCCGAGGCGGTTTCTCTGGTGGCCCAGCTGAACCGGCCGCAGAGCTCTATCAAGTAA
- the tssB gene encoding type VI secretion system contractile sheath small subunit, translated as MVRQKDGQKFIGESRAPRVQIEYDVEVYGSQKKVELPFVAGVMADLSGDNTEPLGPVEDRRFQEIDVENFDERMAQIAPSLSYHVKNVLTNDGTLIPIDLTFTSMESFEPAAVVKRIPELSTLLEARNRLKELLTYMDGKAAAEDVIQELLKSPQWASDADATEQSGSTGEGGDQQPEEGAK; from the coding sequence ATGGTTCGACAAAAGGATGGACAGAAATTCATCGGGGAGAGTCGTGCACCCCGCGTGCAGATTGAATATGACGTCGAGGTTTACGGGTCGCAGAAGAAGGTCGAGCTGCCGTTCGTCGCAGGCGTGATGGCGGACCTGTCGGGCGACAACACCGAGCCGCTCGGCCCTGTCGAGGATCGCCGCTTCCAGGAGATCGACGTCGAGAACTTCGACGAGCGCATGGCGCAGATCGCGCCGTCGCTCAGCTACCACGTGAAGAACGTGCTCACCAACGACGGCACGTTGATCCCGATCGACCTGACGTTCACGTCGATGGAATCGTTCGAGCCCGCTGCGGTCGTCAAGCGCATTCCCGAGCTGTCGACGCTGCTCGAAGCGCGCAACCGCCTGAAGGAGCTGCTGACCTACATGGACGGTAAGGCCGCGGCGGAAGACGTGATCCAGGAATTGTTGAAGAGCCCGCAATGGGCGAGCGACGCCGATGCGACGGAACAATCCGGCAGCACCGGTGAAGGCGGCGACCAACAACCGGAAGAGGGTGCGAAATGA
- the tssC gene encoding type VI secretion system contractile sheath large subunit — MQQLESSAEKVVVDQNVNEDLKDILRRSFRPRTNEAAEAVQNAVETLLAYARRSRVVVREDVAQTIEQLVAELDKKISEQLTLVLHNKRFQSLEGAWRGLHYLVSNTDTSENLKIRYLNISKADLGKTLRRFKGVVWDQSPIFKMIYEQEYGQFGGEPFGCLIGDYYFDHSMQDVSILTEMSKISAAAHAPFIAAAAPGLLQMDDWSELSNPRDVSKIFTATEYAFWRRLRESNDSRYLALTLPRFLARVPYGPKTQPVEEFGFEEKVDPNRAEDFCWANSAYAMGANITRAFKTYGWCTKIRGVESGGAVEVLPKFVLPSQDREVDLHCPTEIAISDRREHELSESGLMPLVYRKNSDTAAFIGAKTVHRPAIYEDDDATANSNLSSRLPYIFATCRFAHYLKCIVRDKIGSFKSAEDTQRWLNDWLMNYVDGDPSISSEVTKSQRPLSAAEVVVDEIPENPGYYRAQFFLRPHFQLEGLTVSLRLVSKLPSTKQEVTT; from the coding sequence ATGCAGCAGCTTGAATCGTCTGCCGAGAAGGTAGTCGTCGATCAGAACGTCAACGAGGATCTGAAGGATATCCTGCGCCGCTCGTTCCGGCCGCGGACCAACGAGGCCGCGGAGGCAGTGCAGAACGCCGTCGAGACGCTGCTGGCGTATGCGCGGCGCAGCCGGGTCGTGGTTCGCGAGGACGTCGCGCAGACGATCGAGCAACTGGTCGCAGAACTGGACAAGAAGATCTCCGAGCAACTGACGCTCGTGCTGCACAACAAGCGCTTCCAGAGTCTCGAAGGCGCATGGCGCGGATTGCACTATCTCGTGTCGAATACCGACACGAGCGAGAACCTGAAGATCCGCTACCTGAACATCTCGAAAGCGGATCTCGGCAAGACGCTGCGGCGCTTCAAGGGCGTCGTGTGGGATCAGAGTCCGATTTTCAAGATGATCTATGAGCAGGAGTACGGCCAGTTCGGCGGCGAGCCGTTCGGCTGCCTGATCGGCGATTACTACTTCGATCACAGCATGCAGGACGTGTCGATTCTGACCGAGATGTCGAAGATCTCGGCGGCCGCGCATGCGCCGTTCATCGCGGCCGCCGCGCCCGGCCTGCTGCAGATGGACGACTGGAGCGAGCTGTCGAACCCGCGCGACGTGTCGAAGATCTTCACCGCGACCGAATACGCGTTCTGGCGCCGTCTGCGCGAAAGCAACGACTCGCGCTATCTCGCGCTCACGCTGCCGCGCTTCCTCGCACGCGTGCCGTACGGTCCGAAGACGCAGCCAGTCGAAGAGTTCGGCTTCGAGGAGAAGGTCGATCCGAACCGCGCCGAGGATTTCTGCTGGGCGAACTCTGCGTACGCGATGGGCGCCAACATCACGCGCGCGTTCAAGACCTACGGCTGGTGCACGAAGATTCGCGGCGTCGAGTCAGGCGGCGCGGTCGAGGTGCTGCCGAAGTTCGTACTGCCGTCGCAGGATCGCGAAGTCGATCTGCACTGCCCGACAGAAATCGCGATCTCGGACCGCCGCGAGCACGAGCTGTCCGAGTCCGGCCTGATGCCGCTCGTGTACCGGAAGAATTCGGACACTGCTGCGTTCATCGGCGCGAAGACTGTGCATCGTCCGGCGATCTACGAGGACGACGACGCGACCGCGAATTCGAATCTGTCGTCGCGGCTGCCGTACATTTTTGCGACGTGCCGTTTCGCACACTACCTGAAGTGCATCGTCCGCGACAAGATCGGTTCGTTCAAGTCGGCCGAGGACACGCAGCGCTGGCTCAACGACTGGCTCATGAACTACGTGGACGGCGATCCGAGCATCTCGAGCGAGGTCACGAAGTCGCAGCGTCCGCTGTCGGCGGCGGAAGTGGTCGTCGACGAGATTCCGGAGAACCCCGGCTACTATCGCGCGCAGTTTTTCCTGCGCCCCCATTTCCAACTGGAGGGTTTGACCGTTTCTCTCCGATTGGTTTCGAAGCTTCCGTCGACCAAGCAAGAGGTGACGACCTGA
- a CDS encoding Hcp family type VI secretion system effector encodes MANALVDYFLQIDGVEGESTDQQYPGLIQIQSWQWAEENSGRWGFGSGGGAGKVEMKDFEFRMVSNKASPKLFLMCATGEHIGTAKLICRKSGKGQQEFLTISFASGLVSSFRTLGNMPFSQLGHASGEVDGVLPTDQIRINFAQIEFEYREQRNDGTMGAVIKAGYDLKQNAPI; translated from the coding sequence ATGGCAAATGCGTTGGTTGATTACTTCTTGCAGATCGATGGCGTCGAGGGCGAGTCGACCGATCAGCAATACCCCGGTCTGATCCAGATTCAGAGCTGGCAGTGGGCGGAAGAAAACTCGGGTCGCTGGGGCTTCGGCAGCGGCGGCGGCGCGGGCAAGGTCGAGATGAAGGACTTCGAGTTCCGCATGGTGTCGAACAAGGCTTCGCCGAAGCTGTTCCTGATGTGTGCGACGGGCGAGCACATCGGAACCGCGAAGCTGATTTGCCGCAAGTCGGGCAAGGGCCAGCAGGAGTTCCTGACGATCTCGTTCGCGAGCGGCCTCGTGTCGTCGTTCCGTACGCTCGGCAACATGCCGTTCTCGCAGCTCGGTCACGCTAGCGGCGAAGTCGACGGCGTGCTGCCGACGGACCAGATCCGGATCAACTTCGCCCAGATCGAGTTCGAGTATCGCGAACAGCGCAACGACGGCACGATGGGCGCGGTGATCAAGGCCGGGTACGACCTCAAGCAGAACGCCCCGATCTAA
- a CDS encoding GPW/gp25 family protein: MSDLQLYNKLSRRIRRHSLQEVVADHLVDLMNHAIRGARMRVADDSPAAHSVLNFGCPPMQAAGATKINPAHAAAHICEVIRRFEPRVDPASTTVKPRTESRRRLPQTIYFDVSMKARDDGTELNVSLALDYLSGYFGLADDR; this comes from the coding sequence GTGAGCGATCTTCAACTCTACAACAAGCTGTCCAGACGAATTCGTCGTCATTCGCTTCAAGAGGTCGTCGCGGATCATTTGGTCGACCTGATGAATCATGCGATTCGCGGTGCGCGCATGCGCGTCGCGGACGACAGTCCGGCAGCGCATTCGGTATTGAACTTCGGCTGTCCGCCGATGCAGGCGGCCGGCGCGACGAAGATCAACCCCGCTCACGCCGCCGCGCACATCTGCGAAGTGATTCGTCGCTTCGAGCCGCGCGTGGATCCCGCCAGCACGACGGTCAAGCCTCGGACCGAGAGTCGTCGGCGCTTGCCGCAGACGATCTACTTCGACGTGTCGATGAAGGCGCGCGACGATGGAACCGAGCTCAACGTGAGTCTCGCGCTCGACTACCTGAGCGGTTATTTCGGCCTGGCGGACGATCGGTGA
- the tssF gene encoding type VI secretion system baseplate subunit TssF: MNFLDYYNDELRQLRDAGARFSKEHPQVASALGLHPDAVTDPFVERLLEGVAYLSARVQKRLDRECAEFAQQALGRLCPLYTASTPAISTFAFHPDLGSPDAFRGNTLPRGSLVAAHLPGRKLPVMFSTARDVTLLPLRLASVECSRSITGLPSLLAQRLASSHAVLRFKFEVEGGASISELSREDKGFAPLHLSLAGDLPRAYALHRALLADTTAWFALVSTARGDEVLTLPMSGIRLSGVDDSEALLPEDFGGLPGLRLLREYFAQPTRLLGVYVDALAVVAEKAPSARAFELFFALRDAPGDLVGDVDASQFRLFATPAINLYSKRFDPVPYDANQPEQWIPVDRMRPAAHHLWALNEVFVCETNGRAHRARSVLETAGYEGQDGSIRYGMRREDALLVDGVRRDRFDPLASHDLIAVSMVDDTLDPDDVATITGRALVADRDWRPTALLDAELQLLDPTAVKRIECLWPASAPRGKPSVEACWEAVSHIGRNPLALRVSQQQDVTARIVEQLLLAIDKDDALDRQRLESLRSVVLRSRFVAAGRAAPTALVRATQVEIDIAESLHADRGGWLFGRLLAQALAESATLNDGIEIVVRLDGDAASSHTNAASRDGRLT; this comes from the coding sequence ATGAATTTCCTCGACTACTACAACGACGAATTGCGACAGCTTCGCGATGCGGGCGCGCGCTTCTCTAAAGAGCACCCGCAGGTGGCTTCGGCACTCGGGCTGCATCCGGATGCGGTCACGGATCCGTTCGTCGAGCGGCTGCTCGAGGGTGTCGCGTATCTGTCGGCGCGTGTGCAGAAGCGTCTCGACCGCGAATGCGCGGAGTTCGCGCAGCAGGCGCTCGGGCGCCTCTGCCCGCTCTACACGGCTTCGACGCCGGCGATCTCGACATTCGCGTTCCATCCGGACCTGGGGTCGCCCGACGCGTTCCGCGGCAATACGCTGCCGCGCGGCTCGCTCGTGGCGGCTCATCTGCCGGGCCGCAAGCTGCCGGTGATGTTCTCGACCGCGCGCGACGTTACGCTGTTGCCGCTGCGTCTCGCGTCGGTCGAATGCAGCCGCAGCATCACCGGGTTGCCGTCGTTGCTCGCGCAACGGCTCGCGTCGTCGCACGCGGTGCTGCGCTTCAAGTTCGAGGTCGAAGGCGGCGCGTCGATCTCCGAGCTGTCGCGCGAGGACAAAGGGTTCGCGCCGCTGCATCTGAGCCTCGCGGGCGACTTGCCGCGCGCTTATGCGCTGCATCGCGCGCTGCTCGCGGACACGACCGCGTGGTTCGCGCTCGTGTCGACGGCTCGCGGCGACGAAGTGCTGACGTTGCCGATGTCAGGCATTCGTCTCTCCGGCGTCGATGATTCGGAGGCGCTGCTGCCGGAGGATTTCGGCGGATTGCCCGGGCTGAGGCTGCTGCGCGAGTACTTCGCGCAGCCGACGCGCCTGCTCGGCGTCTACGTCGATGCGTTGGCTGTGGTCGCCGAGAAAGCGCCGTCCGCGCGTGCGTTCGAGCTGTTCTTCGCGTTGCGCGACGCGCCGGGCGATCTGGTCGGCGACGTCGATGCGAGTCAGTTCCGCCTCTTCGCGACGCCGGCGATCAATCTGTATTCCAAACGTTTCGATCCGGTGCCGTACGACGCGAATCAGCCCGAGCAGTGGATTCCGGTCGACCGGATGCGGCCCGCCGCGCATCACTTGTGGGCGCTGAACGAGGTGTTCGTGTGCGAGACCAATGGTCGCGCGCATCGTGCGCGGTCGGTGCTCGAGACGGCGGGCTACGAAGGGCAGGATGGCTCGATCCGTTACGGCATGCGGCGCGAGGATGCGCTGCTCGTCGACGGCGTGCGGCGCGATCGTTTCGATCCGCTCGCGAGTCACGACTTGATCGCCGTTTCGATGGTCGACGACACGCTCGATCCGGACGATGTCGCGACGATCACGGGCCGCGCGCTCGTCGCCGATCGCGACTGGCGGCCGACCGCGCTGCTCGACGCCGAACTGCAATTGCTCGATCCGACTGCGGTGAAGCGTATCGAGTGCCTGTGGCCGGCGAGCGCGCCGCGCGGGAAGCCGAGCGTCGAAGCGTGTTGGGAAGCCGTGTCGCACATCGGCCGCAATCCGCTCGCGCTGCGTGTGTCGCAGCAGCAGGACGTGACGGCGCGCATCGTCGAGCAGCTGCTGCTCGCGATCGACAAGGACGATGCGCTCGACCGGCAGCGGCTCGAGAGCCTGCGCTCGGTCGTGCTGCGCTCGCGTTTCGTCGCGGCAGGTCGCGCGGCGCCGACCGCGCTCGTTCGTGCGACGCAAGTCGAGATCGACATTGCCGAGTCGCTGCACGCGGATCGCGGCGGCTGGTTGTTCGGGCGGCTGCTCGCGCAGGCGCTCGCCGAATCGGCGACGCTCAACGATGGCATCGAGATCGTCGTGCGCCTCGACGGCGATGCGGCGAGCTCGCACACGAACGCGGCGTCGCGCGATGGGAGGCTCACGTGA
- the tssG gene encoding type VI secretion system baseplate subunit TssG, producing the protein MTTLDRVTKALTPRRTFFELMRRVEALQRRHDRRSARRRRLPKWLRIEQPAEMHFASTEVERVHVTLPRFIEDDDHPQVTVVQRHFGLFAPYGPLPVHVTEHAMQEKRFERNAAFERFVNVACGDLAWLHYSAWSSMHPVLGYERARNPFVERVTALADARRAPQTDFDPFEHHTQACRRAFPGIYCAPRRSLADLQRMLRAYFGVALQVVPRHGRWIPVPAAANNARRLGGWRLGARIWDVQHSIEIVIGPIEADEFYRWQRRAAAVLAVSAVVTDFVDGRIYPVIKVQVWTRPELAGRVGCMRVGVDAWSRPNRALRTLTVYESFRD; encoded by the coding sequence GTGACGACGCTCGACCGCGTGACGAAAGCGCTGACGCCTCGCCGCACCTTCTTCGAGCTGATGCGGCGGGTCGAAGCGCTGCAGCGTAGGCACGACAGGCGATCGGCGCGCAGGCGGCGGCTGCCGAAGTGGCTGCGCATCGAGCAGCCGGCGGAGATGCATTTCGCGAGCACGGAAGTCGAGCGCGTGCATGTGACACTGCCGCGCTTCATCGAGGACGACGATCACCCGCAGGTCACGGTGGTCCAGCGTCATTTCGGGCTATTCGCGCCGTACGGGCCGCTGCCGGTGCACGTGACCGAGCACGCGATGCAGGAGAAGCGCTTCGAGCGCAACGCTGCGTTCGAGCGCTTCGTCAACGTCGCATGCGGCGACCTCGCGTGGCTGCATTACTCGGCGTGGTCGTCGATGCATCCGGTGCTCGGCTATGAGCGCGCACGCAATCCGTTCGTCGAGCGCGTGACCGCGCTCGCCGACGCGCGTCGCGCGCCGCAGACCGACTTCGATCCGTTCGAGCATCACACGCAAGCGTGCCGGCGCGCGTTTCCCGGCATCTACTGCGCGCCGCGGCGCTCGCTTGCCGATCTGCAACGGATGCTGCGTGCGTACTTTGGCGTCGCGCTGCAGGTCGTGCCGCGTCACGGCCGCTGGATTCCTGTGCCGGCGGCGGCGAACAACGCGCGGCGGCTCGGCGGATGGCGGCTCGGCGCGCGGATCTGGGACGTGCAGCACTCGATCGAGATCGTGATCGGTCCGATCGAAGCAGACGAGTTCTATCGGTGGCAACGCCGCGCGGCAGCCGTCCTGGCGGTGTCCGCGGTCGTGACGGATTTCGTCGACGGACGAATTTACCCTGTCATCAAGGTTCAGGTGTGGACGCGCCCTGAACTCGCAGGAAGGGTTGGGTGCATGCGTGTCGGCGTCGACGCGTGGTCACGGCCGAATCGGGCGCTGCGCACCTTGACTGTCTATGAATCTTTTCGGGACTAG